Proteins from one Oncorhynchus tshawytscha isolate Ot180627B linkage group LG16, Otsh_v2.0, whole genome shotgun sequence genomic window:
- the LOC112232584 gene encoding cold shock domain-containing protein E1 isoform X8: protein MGSPWKGFVEFTLPTSPPAAFISADLSSTSPIGLSLSPYGRSCFPVPIPLLDMERVHSEPPLARNTAPSTSAVAIPRSFSVSHKKHKRTPLYQRSMSFDPGMLHNNGHTAFANGTAAGIRETGVVEKLLTSYGFIQCSERQARLFFHCSQYNGNLQELKIGDDVEFEVSSDRRTGKPIAVKLLKIKPEVLPEERISGQVGPDSHASPFTVLHGYIHPVVSAIPTHLDGKSAPGQVPTGSVCYERNGYGFLPTQEVFYLTYTPDDIEGNMHLDTGDKVSFYMETNKHTGAVSAHNIVLVKKKQMRCQGVVCATKEAFGFIERADVVKEIFFHYSEFKGDLEALQAGDDVEFTIKERNGKEVATDVRLLAQGTVIFEDISIEQFEGTVVKVIPKVPTKNQNDPLPGRICARISFTDKELLFGEKDTKSKVTLLEGDHVQFNISTDRRDKLERATNIDILPDTFHFTKESREMGVIAAMRDGFGFIKCVDRDARMFFHFSEVLEEGQLHISDEVEFTVVPDMLSAQRNHAVRIKKLPKGTVSFHTQSEQRFVGVVEKEATAAITNNKSASPSKAKEKEAEEGVISYEDCGVKLTVSYHVKDLEGATQPQAGDKVEFSINEVKRTGQQSAVTIKILNRTVNTKRLLGYIATLKDNFGFIETANHDQEIFFHYSELCGDLENLELGDTVEYTLSKGKGNKVSAEKVTKVVAVNSVGQDVGETVMLGKVVRPLRSVDPSQTEYQGLIELLEEDGTKCQNYSFGIVGMANKADCLQKGEMVKFQLCTVAQTGQKMACNVVPQRKALVECVKDQFGFITYEVGESKKLFFHVKEVHDGLELQTGDEVEFSVILNQRTGKCSACNVRRVSEGPKPVATPRPDRLVNRLKSITLDDASAPRLVIVRQPRGPDNSKGFNMERKTRQPGVID, encoded by the exons ATGGGCAGCCCCTGGAAAGGCTTTGTTGAGTTTACCTTGCCCACGTCGCCACCTGCCGCGTTTATTAGCGCTGACCTGAGCAGCACCTCCCCCATCGGACTCAGCCTGTCACCATACGGCCGATCC TGTTTCCCAGTCCCGATCCCACTGTTGGATATGGAGAGGGTGCACTCCGAACCCCCTTTGGCACGTAATACTGCTCCTTCCACCTCTGCGGTGGCTATCCCCcgctccttctctgtctcccacAAAAAACACAAGCGGACCCCCCTGTATCAGAGATCA ATGAGTTTTGACCCTGGCATGCTCCACAACAACGGGCACACGGCGTTTGCCAACGGCACGGCGGCGGGCATCAGGGAGACTGGAGTGGTGGAGAAGCTGCTCACCTCCTACGGGTTCATCCAGTGCTCGGAGCGGCAGGCGCGCCTTTTCTTTCACTGCTCCCAGTACAACGGCAACCTGCAGGAGCTCAAGATAGGAG ATGATGTGGAGTTTGAAGTGTCCTCAGACAGGCGCACTGGCAAGCCCATAGCAGTGAAGCTGCTTAAGATCAAACCAGAGGTGCTTCCAGAGGAGCGCATCTCGGGCCAGGTGGGGCCAGACTCGCACGCCTCTCCCTTTACTGTGCTGCATGGTTATATTCATCCA GTTGTCTCAGCGATTCCCACTCACCTGGATGGCAAATCTGCACCGGGGCAGGTGCCCACTGGCAGTGTGTGTTACGAGAGAAACGGG TATGGATTCCTTCCCACGCAGGAGGTGTTTTACCTGACCTACACCCCGGATGACATAGAGGGAAACATGCACCTGGACACGGGAGACAAAGTCAGCTTCTACATGGAAACCAACAAGCA CACTGGTGCAGTCAGTGCTCACAACATCGTCCTGGTAAAGAAGAAACAGATGAGGTGCCAGGGGGTTGTCTGTGCCACCAAG GAGGCCTTTGGGTTCATTGAGAGGGCTGACGTGGTGAAGGAGATCTTCTTCCACTACAGCGAGTTCAAGGGTGACCTGGAGGCCCTACAGGCCGGAGACGACGTGGAGTTCACCATCAAAGAGAGAAAC GGGAAAGAGGTGGCCACCGACGTGAGGCTGCTCGCCCAGGGAACAGTCATATTTGAGGACATCAGCATTGAGCAGTTTGAAGGCACTGTCGTCAAAGTCATCCCTAAAGTTCCAACCAAGAACCAG AATGATCCGCTCCCAGGCCGCATCTGTGCTAGGATCAGCTTCACGGACAAGGAGCTCCTTTTCGGCGAGAAGGATACCAAGTCCAAGGTGACCCTGCTGGAGGGCGACCATGTGCAGTTCAACATCTCAACAGACCGCAGGGACAAGCTGGAGCGGGCCACCAACATCGACATCCTGCCTGACACCTTCCACTTCACTAAGGAGTCCCGTGAGATG GGTGTGATCGCTGCAATGCGCGATGGCTTTGGCTTCATCAAGTGTGTAGACCGGGACGCCAGGATGTTCTTTCACTTTAGCGAGGTGCTGGAGGAGGGCCAGCTGCACATCTCTGATGAAGTCGAGTTCACAGTTGTGCCC GACATGCTGTCTGCCCAGAGGAACCACGCGGTGCGCATCAAGAAGCTGCCCAAGGGCACAGTCTCCTTCCACACCCAGTCTGAGCAGCGCTTTGTGGGTGTGGTGGAGAAAGAGGCCACAGCAGCTATCACCAACAACAAGAGTGCCAGCCCCAGCAAGGCCAAAGAGAAG GAAGCAGAAGAGGGAGTGATTTCTTATGAGGACTGTGGAGTGAAACTGACTGTGTCGTACCACGTCAAAGATCTGGAGGGAGCTACCCAGCCACAGGCAGGAGACAAG GTGGAGTTCTCCATCAATGAGGTAAAGAGAACGGGCCAACAGAGCGCTGTCACCATCAAGATCCTCAACCGCACCGTCAACACCAAGAGGCTGCTGGGATACATTGCCACCCTGAAAGACAACTTTGGCTTCATAGAGACAGCCAATCACGATCAAGAGATTTTCTTTCATTACAG TGAGCTGTGTGGAGACTTGGAGAACCTGGAGCTGGGTGACACTGTGGAATATACCCTGTCCAAGGGCAAAGGAAACAAAGTCAGCGCTGAGAAGGTTACTAAGGTGGTAGCAG TGAATAGTGTGGGGCAGGATGTTGGTGAGACAGTGATGTTGGGGAAGGTGGTGCGCCCTCTGCGCAGTGTGGACCCGTCCCAGACAGAGTACCAGGGGCTCATTGAGCTCTTGGAGGAAG ATGGCACTAAGTGCCAGAATTACTCCTTTGGCATTGTGGGCATGGCGAACAAGGCAGACTGTCTGCAGAAAGGCGAGATGGTGAAGTTCCAACTGTGCACAGTGGCTCAGACAGGACAGAAGATGGCCTGCAATGTTGTCCCCCAACGTAAAGCCCTGGTGGAGTGCGTCAAGGACCAG TTTGGTTTTATCACGTATGAAGTTGGCGAGAGTAAGAAGCTGTTTTTCCATGTCAAAGAGGTGCATGATGGCTTGGAGCTCCAGACCGGGGATGAGGTGGAGTTCTCGGTCATCCTCAACCAACGCACAGGGAAATGTAGTGCCTGCAACGTGCGCAGAGTTAG TGAAGGGCCTAAACCGGTGGCAACCCCCCGTCCTGATCGCTTGGTCAACCGGCTCAAGAGCATCACCCTGGATGACGCTAGTGCCCCCCGCCTAGTTATTGTGAGACAGCCCCGCGGCCCTGACAATTCAAAG GGCTTCAATATGGAGAGGAAGACCCGTCAACCGGGTGTCATAGACTGA
- the LOC112232584 gene encoding cold shock domain-containing protein E1 isoform X4, giving the protein MGSPWKGFVEFTLPTSPPAAFISADLSSTSPIGLSLSPYGRSCFPVPIPLLDMERVHSEPPLARNTAPSTSAVAIPRSFSVSHKKHKRTPLYQRSMSFDPGMLHNNGHTAFANGTAAGIRETGVVEKLLTSYGFIQCSERQARLFFHCSQYNGNLQELKIGDDVEFEVSSDRRTGKPIAVKLLKIKPEVLPEERISGQVGPDSHASPFTVLHGYIHPVVSAIPTHLDGKSAPGQVPTGSVCYERNGYGFLPTQEVFYLTYTPDDIEGNMHLDTGDKVSFYMETNKHTGAVSAHNIVLVKKKQMRCQGVVCATKEAFGFIERADVVKEIFFHYSEFKGDLEALQAGDDVEFTIKERNGKEVATDVRLLAQGTVIFEDISIEQFEGTVVKVIPKVPTKNQNDPLPGRICARISFTDKELLFGEKDTKSKVTLLEGDHVQFNISTDRRDKLERATNIDILPDTFHFTKESREMGVIAAMRDGFGFIKCVDRDARMFFHFSEVLEEGQLHISDEVEFTVVPVSPERTPMDMLSAQRNHAVRIKKLPKGTVSFHTQSEQRFVGVVEKEATAAITNNKSASPSKAKEKKKDKEAEEGVISYEDCGVKLTVSYHVKDLEGATQPQAGDKVEFSINEVKRTGQQSAVTIKILNRTVNTKRLLGYIATLKDNFGFIETANHDQEIFFHYSELCGDLENLELGDTVEYTLSKGKGNKVSAEKVTKVVAVNSVGQDVGETVMLGKVVRPLRSVDPSQTEYQGLIELLEEDGTKCQNYSFGIVGMANKADCLQKGEMVKFQLCTVAQTGQKMACNVVPQRKALVECVKDQFGFITYEVGESKKLFFHVKEVHDGLELQTGDEVEFSVILNQRTGKCSACNVRRVSEGPKPVATPRPDRLVNRLKSITLDDASAPRLVIVRQPRGPDNSKGFNMERKTRQPGVID; this is encoded by the exons ATGGGCAGCCCCTGGAAAGGCTTTGTTGAGTTTACCTTGCCCACGTCGCCACCTGCCGCGTTTATTAGCGCTGACCTGAGCAGCACCTCCCCCATCGGACTCAGCCTGTCACCATACGGCCGATCC TGTTTCCCAGTCCCGATCCCACTGTTGGATATGGAGAGGGTGCACTCCGAACCCCCTTTGGCACGTAATACTGCTCCTTCCACCTCTGCGGTGGCTATCCCCcgctccttctctgtctcccacAAAAAACACAAGCGGACCCCCCTGTATCAGAGATCA ATGAGTTTTGACCCTGGCATGCTCCACAACAACGGGCACACGGCGTTTGCCAACGGCACGGCGGCGGGCATCAGGGAGACTGGAGTGGTGGAGAAGCTGCTCACCTCCTACGGGTTCATCCAGTGCTCGGAGCGGCAGGCGCGCCTTTTCTTTCACTGCTCCCAGTACAACGGCAACCTGCAGGAGCTCAAGATAGGAG ATGATGTGGAGTTTGAAGTGTCCTCAGACAGGCGCACTGGCAAGCCCATAGCAGTGAAGCTGCTTAAGATCAAACCAGAGGTGCTTCCAGAGGAGCGCATCTCGGGCCAGGTGGGGCCAGACTCGCACGCCTCTCCCTTTACTGTGCTGCATGGTTATATTCATCCA GTTGTCTCAGCGATTCCCACTCACCTGGATGGCAAATCTGCACCGGGGCAGGTGCCCACTGGCAGTGTGTGTTACGAGAGAAACGGG TATGGATTCCTTCCCACGCAGGAGGTGTTTTACCTGACCTACACCCCGGATGACATAGAGGGAAACATGCACCTGGACACGGGAGACAAAGTCAGCTTCTACATGGAAACCAACAAGCA CACTGGTGCAGTCAGTGCTCACAACATCGTCCTGGTAAAGAAGAAACAGATGAGGTGCCAGGGGGTTGTCTGTGCCACCAAG GAGGCCTTTGGGTTCATTGAGAGGGCTGACGTGGTGAAGGAGATCTTCTTCCACTACAGCGAGTTCAAGGGTGACCTGGAGGCCCTACAGGCCGGAGACGACGTGGAGTTCACCATCAAAGAGAGAAAC GGGAAAGAGGTGGCCACCGACGTGAGGCTGCTCGCCCAGGGAACAGTCATATTTGAGGACATCAGCATTGAGCAGTTTGAAGGCACTGTCGTCAAAGTCATCCCTAAAGTTCCAACCAAGAACCAG AATGATCCGCTCCCAGGCCGCATCTGTGCTAGGATCAGCTTCACGGACAAGGAGCTCCTTTTCGGCGAGAAGGATACCAAGTCCAAGGTGACCCTGCTGGAGGGCGACCATGTGCAGTTCAACATCTCAACAGACCGCAGGGACAAGCTGGAGCGGGCCACCAACATCGACATCCTGCCTGACACCTTCCACTTCACTAAGGAGTCCCGTGAGATG GGTGTGATCGCTGCAATGCGCGATGGCTTTGGCTTCATCAAGTGTGTAGACCGGGACGCCAGGATGTTCTTTCACTTTAGCGAGGTGCTGGAGGAGGGCCAGCTGCACATCTCTGATGAAGTCGAGTTCACAGTTGTGCCCGTGAGTCCAGAGAGAACGCCCATG GACATGCTGTCTGCCCAGAGGAACCACGCGGTGCGCATCAAGAAGCTGCCCAAGGGCACAGTCTCCTTCCACACCCAGTCTGAGCAGCGCTTTGTGGGTGTGGTGGAGAAAGAGGCCACAGCAGCTATCACCAACAACAAGAGTGCCAGCCCCAGCAAGGCCAAAGAGAAG AAAAAAGACAAG GAAGCAGAAGAGGGAGTGATTTCTTATGAGGACTGTGGAGTGAAACTGACTGTGTCGTACCACGTCAAAGATCTGGAGGGAGCTACCCAGCCACAGGCAGGAGACAAG GTGGAGTTCTCCATCAATGAGGTAAAGAGAACGGGCCAACAGAGCGCTGTCACCATCAAGATCCTCAACCGCACCGTCAACACCAAGAGGCTGCTGGGATACATTGCCACCCTGAAAGACAACTTTGGCTTCATAGAGACAGCCAATCACGATCAAGAGATTTTCTTTCATTACAG TGAGCTGTGTGGAGACTTGGAGAACCTGGAGCTGGGTGACACTGTGGAATATACCCTGTCCAAGGGCAAAGGAAACAAAGTCAGCGCTGAGAAGGTTACTAAGGTGGTAGCAG TGAATAGTGTGGGGCAGGATGTTGGTGAGACAGTGATGTTGGGGAAGGTGGTGCGCCCTCTGCGCAGTGTGGACCCGTCCCAGACAGAGTACCAGGGGCTCATTGAGCTCTTGGAGGAAG ATGGCACTAAGTGCCAGAATTACTCCTTTGGCATTGTGGGCATGGCGAACAAGGCAGACTGTCTGCAGAAAGGCGAGATGGTGAAGTTCCAACTGTGCACAGTGGCTCAGACAGGACAGAAGATGGCCTGCAATGTTGTCCCCCAACGTAAAGCCCTGGTGGAGTGCGTCAAGGACCAG TTTGGTTTTATCACGTATGAAGTTGGCGAGAGTAAGAAGCTGTTTTTCCATGTCAAAGAGGTGCATGATGGCTTGGAGCTCCAGACCGGGGATGAGGTGGAGTTCTCGGTCATCCTCAACCAACGCACAGGGAAATGTAGTGCCTGCAACGTGCGCAGAGTTAG TGAAGGGCCTAAACCGGTGGCAACCCCCCGTCCTGATCGCTTGGTCAACCGGCTCAAGAGCATCACCCTGGATGACGCTAGTGCCCCCCGCCTAGTTATTGTGAGACAGCCCCGCGGCCCTGACAATTCAAAG GGCTTCAATATGGAGAGGAAGACCCGTCAACCGGGTGTCATAGACTGA
- the LOC112232584 gene encoding cold shock domain-containing protein E1 isoform X6, which yields MGSPWKGFVEFTLPTSPPAAFISADLSSTSPIGLSLSPYGRSCFPVPIPLLDMERVHSEPPLARNTAPSTSAVAIPRSFSVSHKKHKRTPLYQRSMSFDPGMLHNNGHTAFANGTAAGIRETGVVEKLLTSYGFIQCSERQARLFFHCSQYNGNLQELKIGDDVEFEVSSDRRTGKPIAVKLLKIKPEVLPEERISGQVGPDSHASPFTVLHGYIHPVVSAIPTHLDGKSAPGQVPTGSVCYERNGYGFLPTQEVFYLTYTPDDIEGNMHLDTGDKVSFYMETNKHTGAVSAHNIVLVKKKQMRCQGVVCATKEAFGFIERADVVKEIFFHYSEFKGDLEALQAGDDVEFTIKERNGKEVATDVRLLAQGTVIFEDISIEQFEGTVVKVIPKVPTKNQNDPLPGRICARISFTDKELLFGEKDTKSKVTLLEGDHVQFNISTDRRDKLERATNIDILPDTFHFTKESREMGVIAAMRDGFGFIKCVDRDARMFFHFSEVLEEGQLHISDEVEFTVVPDMLSAQRNHAVRIKKLPKGTVSFHTQSEQRFVGVVEKEATAAITNNKSASPSKAKEKKKDKEAEEGVISYEDCGVKLTVSYHVKDLEGATQPQAGDKVEFSINEVKRTGQQSAVTIKILNRTVNTKRLLGYIATLKDNFGFIETANHDQEIFFHYSELCGDLENLELGDTVEYTLSKGKGNKVSAEKVTKVVAVNSVGQDVGETVMLGKVVRPLRSVDPSQTEYQGLIELLEEDGTKCQNYSFGIVGMANKADCLQKGEMVKFQLCTVAQTGQKMACNVVPQRKALVECVKDQFGFITYEVGESKKLFFHVKEVHDGLELQTGDEVEFSVILNQRTGKCSACNVRRVSEGPKPVATPRPDRLVNRLKSITLDDASAPRLVIVRQPRGPDNSKGFNMERKTRQPGVID from the exons ATGGGCAGCCCCTGGAAAGGCTTTGTTGAGTTTACCTTGCCCACGTCGCCACCTGCCGCGTTTATTAGCGCTGACCTGAGCAGCACCTCCCCCATCGGACTCAGCCTGTCACCATACGGCCGATCC TGTTTCCCAGTCCCGATCCCACTGTTGGATATGGAGAGGGTGCACTCCGAACCCCCTTTGGCACGTAATACTGCTCCTTCCACCTCTGCGGTGGCTATCCCCcgctccttctctgtctcccacAAAAAACACAAGCGGACCCCCCTGTATCAGAGATCA ATGAGTTTTGACCCTGGCATGCTCCACAACAACGGGCACACGGCGTTTGCCAACGGCACGGCGGCGGGCATCAGGGAGACTGGAGTGGTGGAGAAGCTGCTCACCTCCTACGGGTTCATCCAGTGCTCGGAGCGGCAGGCGCGCCTTTTCTTTCACTGCTCCCAGTACAACGGCAACCTGCAGGAGCTCAAGATAGGAG ATGATGTGGAGTTTGAAGTGTCCTCAGACAGGCGCACTGGCAAGCCCATAGCAGTGAAGCTGCTTAAGATCAAACCAGAGGTGCTTCCAGAGGAGCGCATCTCGGGCCAGGTGGGGCCAGACTCGCACGCCTCTCCCTTTACTGTGCTGCATGGTTATATTCATCCA GTTGTCTCAGCGATTCCCACTCACCTGGATGGCAAATCTGCACCGGGGCAGGTGCCCACTGGCAGTGTGTGTTACGAGAGAAACGGG TATGGATTCCTTCCCACGCAGGAGGTGTTTTACCTGACCTACACCCCGGATGACATAGAGGGAAACATGCACCTGGACACGGGAGACAAAGTCAGCTTCTACATGGAAACCAACAAGCA CACTGGTGCAGTCAGTGCTCACAACATCGTCCTGGTAAAGAAGAAACAGATGAGGTGCCAGGGGGTTGTCTGTGCCACCAAG GAGGCCTTTGGGTTCATTGAGAGGGCTGACGTGGTGAAGGAGATCTTCTTCCACTACAGCGAGTTCAAGGGTGACCTGGAGGCCCTACAGGCCGGAGACGACGTGGAGTTCACCATCAAAGAGAGAAAC GGGAAAGAGGTGGCCACCGACGTGAGGCTGCTCGCCCAGGGAACAGTCATATTTGAGGACATCAGCATTGAGCAGTTTGAAGGCACTGTCGTCAAAGTCATCCCTAAAGTTCCAACCAAGAACCAG AATGATCCGCTCCCAGGCCGCATCTGTGCTAGGATCAGCTTCACGGACAAGGAGCTCCTTTTCGGCGAGAAGGATACCAAGTCCAAGGTGACCCTGCTGGAGGGCGACCATGTGCAGTTCAACATCTCAACAGACCGCAGGGACAAGCTGGAGCGGGCCACCAACATCGACATCCTGCCTGACACCTTCCACTTCACTAAGGAGTCCCGTGAGATG GGTGTGATCGCTGCAATGCGCGATGGCTTTGGCTTCATCAAGTGTGTAGACCGGGACGCCAGGATGTTCTTTCACTTTAGCGAGGTGCTGGAGGAGGGCCAGCTGCACATCTCTGATGAAGTCGAGTTCACAGTTGTGCCC GACATGCTGTCTGCCCAGAGGAACCACGCGGTGCGCATCAAGAAGCTGCCCAAGGGCACAGTCTCCTTCCACACCCAGTCTGAGCAGCGCTTTGTGGGTGTGGTGGAGAAAGAGGCCACAGCAGCTATCACCAACAACAAGAGTGCCAGCCCCAGCAAGGCCAAAGAGAAG AAAAAAGACAAG GAAGCAGAAGAGGGAGTGATTTCTTATGAGGACTGTGGAGTGAAACTGACTGTGTCGTACCACGTCAAAGATCTGGAGGGAGCTACCCAGCCACAGGCAGGAGACAAG GTGGAGTTCTCCATCAATGAGGTAAAGAGAACGGGCCAACAGAGCGCTGTCACCATCAAGATCCTCAACCGCACCGTCAACACCAAGAGGCTGCTGGGATACATTGCCACCCTGAAAGACAACTTTGGCTTCATAGAGACAGCCAATCACGATCAAGAGATTTTCTTTCATTACAG TGAGCTGTGTGGAGACTTGGAGAACCTGGAGCTGGGTGACACTGTGGAATATACCCTGTCCAAGGGCAAAGGAAACAAAGTCAGCGCTGAGAAGGTTACTAAGGTGGTAGCAG TGAATAGTGTGGGGCAGGATGTTGGTGAGACAGTGATGTTGGGGAAGGTGGTGCGCCCTCTGCGCAGTGTGGACCCGTCCCAGACAGAGTACCAGGGGCTCATTGAGCTCTTGGAGGAAG ATGGCACTAAGTGCCAGAATTACTCCTTTGGCATTGTGGGCATGGCGAACAAGGCAGACTGTCTGCAGAAAGGCGAGATGGTGAAGTTCCAACTGTGCACAGTGGCTCAGACAGGACAGAAGATGGCCTGCAATGTTGTCCCCCAACGTAAAGCCCTGGTGGAGTGCGTCAAGGACCAG TTTGGTTTTATCACGTATGAAGTTGGCGAGAGTAAGAAGCTGTTTTTCCATGTCAAAGAGGTGCATGATGGCTTGGAGCTCCAGACCGGGGATGAGGTGGAGTTCTCGGTCATCCTCAACCAACGCACAGGGAAATGTAGTGCCTGCAACGTGCGCAGAGTTAG TGAAGGGCCTAAACCGGTGGCAACCCCCCGTCCTGATCGCTTGGTCAACCGGCTCAAGAGCATCACCCTGGATGACGCTAGTGCCCCCCGCCTAGTTATTGTGAGACAGCCCCGCGGCCCTGACAATTCAAAG GGCTTCAATATGGAGAGGAAGACCCGTCAACCGGGTGTCATAGACTGA